A single Methanofastidiosum sp. DNA region contains:
- a CDS encoding HEPN domain-containing protein, with translation MRREIELWWLQAKKDFSVAEILFEKNQYYMVAFLCQQSIEKGLKALHLKKNKRPADFTHSLVTLGNACKVPDSLMLILRNSTLDFIMSRYPTLQMNFHMKCMTKL, from the coding sequence ATGAGGAGAGAGATTGAACTTTGGTGGCTTCAAGCAAAAAAGGATTTTTCAGTAGCTGAGATACTTTTTGAAAAGAATCAGTATTACATGGTTGCCTTTTTGTGTCAACAATCAATTGAGAAAGGATTGAAAGCCCTTCACTTAAAGAAAAATAAAAGACCCGCTGATTTTACTCATTCTTTAGTAACTCTTGGAAACGCATGCAAAGTTCCTGATTCTCTTATGCTAATATTAAGGAATTCTACTCTTGATTTTATTATGTCAAGGTACCCGACGCTTCAGATGAACTTCCATATGAAATGTATGACAAAATTATAG
- a CDS encoding nucleotidyltransferase domain-containing protein, giving the protein MDRKRARTLEDLVKQIKEKYSPELVLLFGSRARGDNLITSDYDLIVVSKNFIGIPFLTRLFLMQDLWDGERHLDALCYTPEEFERKKQQMGTVQQASIEGIAL; this is encoded by the coding sequence ATGGATAGAAAAAGAGCTAGGACTCTAGAAGATCTTGTTAAACAGATAAAGGAGAAATATTCTCCTGAATTGGTTCTGTTATTTGGTTCAAGGGCAAGAGGAGACAATCTTATCACAAGTGATTATGACCTTATCGTTGTTAGTAAAAACTTTATTGGAATACCTTTCTTAACTAGGCTATTTTTGATGCAGGATTTGTGGGATGGGGAGAGACATCTAGATGCGCTCTGCTACACTCCAGAGGAGTTTGAAAGAAAAAAACAGCAGATGGGAACAGTTCAACAGGCTTCTATAGAGGGTATAGCTCTTTGA